In a single window of the Streptomyces sp. NBC_00285 genome:
- a CDS encoding LamG domain-containing protein translates to MAALPVLPAVADDAAPVPSDPLLAARAEALSTGKTVPVDALTTEVSTTEALPDGTFTNTTSALPTRVLKNGAWTPVDATLVTDGNGGYVPKATPNGVTLSGGGTGPLVTLTHADGPGMALTLPFRLPAPTVSDDTALYSSVLPGVDLSVSVTDQGGFKDVLVIHDADAADNPQLRQLKLAVDAHDLTLATTDSDSMQATSTDGDLVYTSPQPLMWDSSATPAKLGGPAGDVTSSVDGPGPEADTEPVAMTASSKAVTLTPDAGMLTDPDTTYPVYIDPYPNPASSTAGHYTEIYSSSTCDNSPQYDKAQTNGQGVGYQRWGGACGVGMERSYWEIDTSKLHSSFVVQDAVVNISTKYAASFDCSQNQPLTLHTTNAITSSTDWLSRPNVHDDNRFFPPVTDTVPSGANSGSSCSNSTATFHVKTQVQRIADQEGNGYDADGTFGDGTDTWTIGLYGNESQSSSNDDYVRMSTTLILTTHFDIPPGVPTGLQTIPFATGASADCTTSGVGWIGATTYSGAGSDVTLHSKVTSQISGEKVRAHYYVWDRAVDPDGDGSGASVSSPDSGWLASGTDAAMKIGATLKDGHQYGWDVYAEDDSADQNLTSAKSDHCWFNTDFTAPSTPDIIGNPAFPPVGTARTVDPVYANPGGTAGFTVAGADAPSSDDSCDPGACKSSGMDSFVWQLDSPPTDADKQPAAITGTDSQGRSTATVPVPIRDWGVHTLYVAGVDKAGNISTSPAGYTFTIPWKPTTMIKPGDISGDGVADLLATTKTGDLDLVPGNRDPAQAVAPVHSEPFADNPPEVTGPVTVSTPADSPDGTGWNNYLIAHRGNLHGANGDDLWAYNKTSKNLYIVKNDLDPIDDAAFTRKSWSALGGFVGKRFDRVVKDACALPDVVADDTRCRTTDYNSTSWNISQLIAPGNVFGNTDDYPAVITVENKELWIYQADGGFHLKNPILLGDGDWTTQTLIAAGTFKDKPVLWSRDNATGQLYSYPITVDPATLVPDLLHPSVRTSLGLTLSPTLYPAVASPGDVNSPVRVGDTNPGAPDGNPDLYAVGPFGQLVEYNYRQSLVLVSPPAYGFASPVSLGSVTDTATHWWKLAEGGGAGTADSTGTLNATLSGGYSWSSDSSRGNAVTLNGTTGYGSTTGPAVDTSKGFTVSAWVKLNSLSANSTFLSQNGTTNNGFQLYYSSGAQVWAFGRHSTDADAAVWRAVYGGKPVVGRWTHLVGSYDASAKEIRLYVDGKLVATKDWTYTPWNATGPVQFGRKLASGTYGEFTNGAISDVRIYPTVLPPADASASGDLPKVAQLD, encoded by the coding sequence ATGGCAGCCCTCCCGGTCCTGCCGGCCGTCGCCGACGACGCCGCGCCCGTTCCCTCCGACCCGCTGCTCGCGGCCCGCGCGGAGGCCCTCTCCACCGGAAAGACCGTCCCGGTCGACGCACTGACCACGGAGGTCTCCACCACGGAAGCCCTGCCGGACGGCACCTTCACCAACACCACCAGCGCACTGCCCACCCGGGTCCTCAAGAACGGCGCCTGGACCCCGGTGGACGCCACTCTGGTCACGGACGGCAACGGCGGATACGTCCCCAAGGCCACCCCGAACGGCGTCACCCTCTCAGGCGGTGGCACCGGCCCGCTGGTCACCCTCACCCACGCCGACGGTCCCGGCATGGCCCTGACCCTGCCCTTCCGGCTGCCGGCGCCGACCGTCAGCGACGACACCGCCCTGTACTCCTCGGTGCTGCCCGGCGTCGACCTGTCGGTGTCCGTCACCGACCAGGGCGGTTTCAAGGACGTCCTGGTCATCCATGACGCGGACGCCGCCGACAACCCCCAACTGCGGCAACTCAAGCTGGCCGTGGACGCCCACGACCTCACGCTGGCCACCACCGACTCCGACAGCATGCAGGCGACGTCCACCGACGGCGACCTCGTCTACACCAGTCCGCAGCCGCTGATGTGGGACTCCTCCGCCACTCCCGCCAAGCTCGGCGGACCGGCGGGTGACGTGACGTCCTCGGTGGACGGCCCCGGTCCGGAGGCGGACACCGAGCCGGTCGCCATGACCGCCTCCAGCAAGGCCGTGACGCTGACCCCGGACGCGGGCATGCTCACCGACCCGGACACCACCTATCCGGTGTACATCGACCCGTACCCCAACCCGGCCTCCTCCACGGCAGGCCACTACACCGAGATCTACTCCAGCTCCACCTGCGACAACTCGCCGCAGTACGACAAGGCGCAGACCAACGGCCAGGGGGTGGGCTACCAGCGGTGGGGCGGGGCCTGCGGGGTCGGCATGGAGCGCTCCTACTGGGAGATCGACACCAGCAAACTGCACTCGTCGTTCGTGGTCCAAGACGCCGTCGTGAACATCTCCACCAAGTACGCGGCAAGCTTCGACTGCAGCCAGAACCAGCCGCTCACGCTCCACACCACCAACGCGATCACCTCCAGCACCGACTGGCTGTCCCGGCCGAACGTCCACGACGACAACCGCTTCTTCCCGCCGGTGACGGACACCGTGCCCAGCGGCGCCAACTCCGGCAGCTCCTGCAGCAACAGCACCGCCACCTTCCACGTCAAGACCCAGGTGCAGCGGATCGCCGACCAGGAAGGCAACGGCTACGACGCGGACGGCACCTTCGGCGACGGCACCGACACCTGGACCATCGGGCTGTACGGCAACGAGTCACAGTCCTCGTCCAACGACGACTACGTGCGCATGTCGACCACGCTGATCCTCACCACCCACTTCGACATCCCGCCGGGCGTGCCCACCGGCTTGCAGACCATCCCGTTCGCCACCGGCGCCTCGGCCGACTGCACCACCAGCGGCGTGGGCTGGATCGGCGCCACCACCTACTCGGGCGCCGGCAGCGACGTCACCCTGCACTCCAAGGTCACCAGCCAGATATCCGGCGAGAAGGTCCGAGCGCACTACTACGTCTGGGACCGCGCGGTCGACCCCGACGGTGACGGCAGCGGAGCCTCCGTCTCGTCGCCGGACAGCGGCTGGCTCGCCTCCGGCACCGACGCGGCGATGAAGATCGGCGCCACGCTGAAGGACGGCCACCAGTACGGCTGGGACGTCTACGCCGAGGACGACTCGGCCGACCAGAACCTGACCTCCGCCAAATCCGACCACTGCTGGTTCAACACCGACTTCACGGCGCCGTCCACCCCGGACATCATCGGCAACCCCGCCTTCCCGCCGGTGGGTACCGCGCGCACGGTCGACCCCGTCTACGCGAACCCCGGCGGGACCGCCGGCTTCACCGTGGCGGGCGCCGACGCCCCTTCGAGCGACGACAGTTGCGACCCCGGCGCCTGCAAGTCCAGTGGCATGGACTCCTTCGTGTGGCAGCTCGACTCGCCGCCCACGGACGCCGACAAGCAGCCCGCCGCCATCACCGGCACCGACAGCCAGGGCCGCTCCACCGCCACCGTCCCCGTCCCGATCCGCGACTGGGGGGTGCACACCCTGTACGTGGCCGGCGTCGACAAGGCCGGCAACATCTCCACCAGCCCCGCCGGCTACACCTTCACGATTCCGTGGAAGCCGACGACCATGATCAAGCCCGGTGACATCTCCGGCGACGGCGTGGCGGACCTGCTCGCCACCACCAAGACCGGCGACCTCGACCTCGTCCCCGGCAACCGGGACCCCGCGCAGGCCGTGGCCCCGGTCCACAGCGAACCGTTCGCCGACAACCCGCCGGAGGTCACCGGCCCCGTCACCGTCTCCACCCCGGCGGACTCCCCGGACGGCACCGGCTGGAACAACTACCTCATCGCCCACCGCGGCAACCTGCACGGTGCGAACGGCGACGACCTGTGGGCGTACAACAAGACCAGCAAGAACCTCTACATCGTCAAGAACGATCTCGACCCCATCGACGACGCGGCGTTCACCAGAAAGTCCTGGTCCGCCCTCGGCGGCTTCGTCGGCAAGCGGTTCGACCGCGTGGTCAAGGACGCCTGCGCGCTGCCCGACGTCGTGGCGGACGACACCCGCTGCCGCACCACCGACTACAACAGCACCAGTTGGAACATCAGCCAGCTCATCGCCCCCGGCAATGTCTTCGGCAACACCGACGACTACCCCGCCGTCATCACCGTCGAGAACAAGGAACTCTGGATCTACCAGGCCGACGGCGGATTCCACCTGAAGAACCCGATCCTGCTGGGCGACGGCGACTGGACCACCCAGACCCTCATCGCGGCGGGCACCTTCAAGGACAAACCGGTCCTGTGGTCCCGCGACAACGCCACCGGCCAGTTGTACAGCTACCCGATCACGGTCGACCCGGCCACCCTGGTTCCAGATCTGCTGCACCCGAGCGTGCGCACCAGCCTGGGGCTCACCCTGTCGCCGACGCTCTACCCCGCGGTCGCCTCCCCCGGTGACGTCAACAGCCCGGTCCGGGTCGGCGACACCAACCCCGGCGCCCCGGACGGCAACCCCGACCTCTACGCCGTCGGCCCCTTCGGCCAGCTCGTCGAGTACAACTACCGCCAGAGCCTGGTCCTGGTCTCGCCACCCGCCTACGGCTTCGCGTCACCGGTCTCGCTGGGCTCGGTCACGGACACCGCCACCCACTGGTGGAAGCTCGCCGAGGGCGGCGGTGCCGGCACCGCCGACAGCACCGGAACGCTCAACGCCACCCTGTCCGGCGGCTACTCCTGGAGCAGCGACAGCAGCCGCGGCAACGCGGTGACCCTCAACGGCACCACCGGTTACGGCAGTACGACGGGCCCTGCGGTGGACACCTCCAAGGGCTTCACCGTCTCCGCCTGGGTCAAGCTCAACTCCCTGTCCGCCAACAGCACCTTCCTCTCCCAGAACGGCACGACCAACAACGGCTTCCAGCTCTACTACTCCTCCGGCGCCCAGGTCTGGGCGTTCGGCCGGCACAGCACCGACGCCGACGCCGCGGTCTGGCGGGCGGTCTACGGCGGCAAACCGGTGGTCGGCCGCTGGACCCATCTCGTCGGCAGCTACGACGCCTCGGCCAAGGAGATCCGCCTGTACGTCGACGGGAAACTCGTAGCCACCAAGGACTGGACCTACACCCCCTGGAACGCCACCGGCCCCGTGCAGTTCGGCCGGAAACTGGCCTCCGGCACCTACGGCGAGTTCACCAACGGCGCGATCAGCGACGTCCGCATCTATCCCACCGTCCTGCCCCCGGCCGACGCCTCGGCGAGCGGTGATCTGCCGAAGGTCGCCCAGCTCGACTGA
- a CDS encoding FadD3 family acyl-CoA ligase: MEWHSIPELVRWAAQRYASAEAVVEGRNRVTYGELGTRVERAAAACMANGVRPGDRVGIWAPNSLDWMVSALGAVSAGAVLVPLNTRFKGTEAADVLRRSGARLLFVTGTFLGTSYVASLRRAIAEGPGLPDLDQVVVLSDDAPADYRTWKDFLASGDTVGEAQVRQRASAVSPEWASDIVFTSGTTGRPKGAVITHAQTLRAYDVWCELAGLRRGDRYLIVNPFFHTFGYKAGVIACLMRGATMIPQPVFDVDTVLANIAAERVSVLPGPPTLHQSLLDHPARTSYDLSALRLVVTGAAVVPLRLVEQLRGELGVETVLTAYGLSEASGIVTMCRQGDPLQVIASTSGRAIPGTEVRIEAPAGEPGEVLVRGFNVMRGYYEDEAATAEAVSEDGWLRTGDVGVLDASGNLRITDRLKDMFIVGGFNAYPAEIEQLLGLHPAVADVAVVGVPDARLGEVGRAYVVRRPHSVLTADDLIAWARREMANYKVPRTVEFVAELPRNASGKVVKGELRRL; the protein is encoded by the coding sequence GTGGAGTGGCACAGCATCCCGGAGCTGGTCCGGTGGGCGGCACAGCGGTACGCCTCGGCGGAGGCGGTCGTGGAGGGCCGGAACCGGGTCACCTACGGCGAGTTGGGCACCCGCGTGGAACGCGCGGCGGCCGCGTGCATGGCCAACGGCGTGCGCCCGGGCGACCGGGTGGGCATCTGGGCCCCCAACTCCCTCGACTGGATGGTCTCGGCGCTCGGCGCGGTCTCGGCGGGCGCGGTCCTGGTCCCCCTCAACACCCGCTTCAAGGGCACCGAGGCGGCCGACGTACTGCGCCGGAGCGGGGCCCGGCTGCTGTTCGTGACCGGCACCTTCCTCGGCACGTCCTACGTGGCGTCCCTGCGCCGGGCGATCGCGGAGGGCCCCGGCCTGCCGGACCTGGACCAGGTGGTCGTGCTGTCGGACGACGCACCCGCCGACTACCGCACCTGGAAGGACTTCCTGGCGAGCGGGGACACCGTGGGGGAGGCCCAGGTGCGGCAGCGGGCGTCGGCCGTCTCCCCGGAGTGGGCCTCGGACATCGTCTTCACCTCCGGCACCACGGGCCGCCCCAAGGGCGCCGTGATCACCCACGCGCAGACGCTGCGGGCGTACGACGTCTGGTGCGAACTGGCCGGGCTCAGGCGCGGCGACCGCTATCTCATCGTCAACCCGTTCTTCCACACCTTCGGTTACAAGGCCGGGGTGATCGCCTGTCTGATGCGGGGCGCGACGATGATCCCGCAGCCGGTGTTCGACGTCGACACCGTGCTGGCCAACATCGCCGCGGAGCGGGTGTCGGTGCTGCCGGGCCCGCCCACCCTCCACCAGTCGCTCCTGGACCACCCGGCCCGGACCTCCTACGACCTGTCCGCGCTGCGCCTGGTGGTGACGGGAGCGGCCGTCGTACCGCTGCGGCTGGTCGAGCAACTGCGCGGCGAACTGGGCGTGGAGACGGTCCTGACCGCGTACGGCCTCTCGGAGGCGAGCGGCATCGTGACGATGTGCCGGCAGGGCGACCCGCTGCAGGTGATCGCCTCGACGTCCGGGCGGGCCATCCCCGGCACGGAGGTGCGGATCGAGGCCCCGGCCGGGGAGCCCGGCGAGGTCCTGGTCCGCGGCTTCAACGTGATGCGCGGCTACTACGAGGACGAGGCGGCCACGGCGGAGGCGGTGAGCGAGGACGGCTGGCTGCGGACGGGGGACGTGGGGGTCCTGGACGCCTCCGGGAACCTCCGCATCACCGACCGCCTCAAGGACATGTTCATCGTCGGCGGCTTCAACGCCTACCCGGCGGAGATAGAGCAACTCCTCGGCCTGCACCCGGCGGTGGCCGACGTGGCGGTCGTCGGCGTCCCCGACGCCCGCCTCGGCGAGGTCGGCAGGGCGTACGTGGTGCGCCGCCCGCACTCGGTCCTGACCGCCGACGACCTCATCGCCTGGGCCCGCCGGGAGATGGCCAACTACAAGGTGCCGAGGACGGTGGAGTTCGTGGCGGAGCTGCCGAGGAACGCGAGCGGCAAGGTGGTGAAGGGCGAACTGCGCCGCCTATGA
- a CDS encoding lipid-transfer protein: MTLKDATAIVGIGRTPFARQLAEDERTLACRAVLAALDDAGIAPGEVDALASYTMEETDEVELAKAAGFGDLTFFSKVGYGGGGSCATVAHLAAAITSGQATVGVAWRSRKRGSGPRPWTNTAVQLPTPAQWTRPFGLLRPADEIAMLTRRYMHEYGATRDHLFNVALACRNRANQNPAAIMYDRPLTREMYMTSRWISEPLCLFDNCLETDGALACVIVSRERARDCPNTPVYVHSAAQGLPAQHHGMVNYWNDDPLTGPAWTAARHLWKNADFTPQDVDVAQIYDAFTALVPLSLEGYGFCERGEGGSFTEGGALEIGGRLPINTGGGGLSEAYVHGFNLIDEGVRQLRGTSTAQVPDAATCLVTAGEGVPTSALLLTNRS, translated from the coding sequence GTGACCCTCAAGGACGCCACGGCGATCGTGGGTATCGGACGGACCCCCTTCGCCAGGCAGCTCGCCGAGGACGAGAGAACCCTGGCCTGCCGGGCCGTTCTCGCCGCCCTGGACGACGCCGGCATCGCCCCGGGCGAGGTCGACGCCCTGGCCTCGTACACCATGGAGGAGACGGACGAGGTCGAACTCGCCAAGGCCGCCGGCTTCGGCGACCTCACCTTCTTCAGCAAGGTCGGCTACGGCGGCGGCGGTTCGTGCGCGACGGTCGCGCACCTCGCGGCGGCGATAACGAGCGGGCAGGCGACGGTCGGTGTCGCCTGGCGCTCACGCAAGCGCGGCTCGGGGCCCCGCCCCTGGACCAACACGGCCGTCCAACTACCCACCCCCGCCCAGTGGACCCGGCCCTTCGGCCTGCTCCGCCCCGCCGACGAGATCGCGATGCTCACCCGCCGCTACATGCACGAGTACGGCGCCACCCGCGACCATCTCTTCAACGTCGCCCTGGCCTGCCGCAACCGCGCCAACCAGAACCCCGCCGCGATCATGTACGACCGCCCCCTGACCCGCGAGATGTACATGACCTCCCGCTGGATCAGCGAGCCGCTCTGCCTCTTCGACAACTGCCTTGAGACGGATGGGGCGTTGGCCTGCGTGATCGTCAGCAGGGAACGGGCGCGCGACTGCCCGAACACCCCCGTCTACGTCCACTCCGCCGCCCAGGGCCTGCCCGCCCAGCACCACGGCATGGTCAACTACTGGAACGACGACCCGCTCACCGGACCCGCCTGGACCGCCGCCCGGCACCTGTGGAAGAACGCCGACTTCACCCCGCAGGACGTCGACGTGGCCCAGATCTACGACGCGTTCACCGCCCTGGTCCCGCTCTCCCTGGAGGGCTACGGCTTCTGCGAACGCGGCGAGGGCGGCTCCTTCACGGAGGGCGGGGCCCTGGAGATCGGCGGCCGCCTGCCGATCAACACCGGGGGCGGCGGGCTGTCCGAGGCCTACGTGCACGGCTTCAACCTCATCGACGAGGGCGTGCGGCAACTGCGCGGGACCAGCACCGCCCAGGTCCCGGACGCCGCCACCTGCCTCGTCACCGCCGGCGAGGGCGTCCCCACCTCCGCCCTGCTGCTGACCAACAGGAGCTGA
- a CDS encoding Zn-ribbon domain-containing OB-fold protein codes for MLEPVKDATGAPFWQYAAQGQLRVQACADCGELRFPPRPCCPHCRSFAEEWRPVSGRGRIWSYVVPHPPLLPDYAAQAPYNVIVVELEEAPRIRLVGNLVSAAGAPLNSLDPARIRIGARVHVVFSEGLPQWVRS; via the coding sequence ATGCTCGAACCGGTGAAGGACGCCACGGGCGCCCCCTTCTGGCAGTACGCCGCCCAGGGCCAACTCCGCGTCCAGGCCTGCGCCGACTGCGGCGAACTCCGCTTCCCGCCCCGGCCCTGCTGCCCGCACTGCCGGTCCTTCGCCGAGGAGTGGCGCCCCGTCTCCGGGCGCGGCCGGATCTGGTCCTACGTCGTCCCGCACCCGCCGCTCCTCCCGGACTACGCGGCGCAGGCGCCGTACAACGTGATCGTGGTCGAGCTGGAGGAGGCTCCCCGGATCAGGCTGGTCGGCAACCTGGTCAGCGCGGCCGGGGCGCCGCTCAACTCCCTCGACCCGGCGCGGATCCGCATCGGCGCCCGGGTGCACGTGGTGTTCTCCGAGGGGCTTCCGCAGTGGGTGCGCTCATGA
- a CDS encoding enoyl-CoA hydratase/isomerase family protein, with protein sequence MTALRVAADKDTGVAVVTLDRPHRLNAIDLALRDELVGAWRELRFDDTVRAVVLTGAGERAFCTGLDRDAEVPQPDSPYMADDPLLHVGPKSNDLWKPVIAAVNGMACGGAFYLLGESDFLVADPAATFFDPHTTYGMVSAYESVLMAQVMPHGEAARMALMGTAERLSAARAHAIGLVTELTEPGGSLAAAVAAASVIAGYPPQGVQGTVRALWSAKEAAVRQGFAQAPHLVALGNLPLDRQAELFRSRQPEFRLR encoded by the coding sequence ATGACGGCCCTGCGGGTCGCCGCCGACAAGGACACCGGTGTCGCCGTCGTCACCCTGGACCGCCCGCACCGGCTGAACGCCATCGACCTCGCCCTGCGCGACGAACTGGTCGGCGCCTGGCGGGAGTTGCGCTTCGACGACACCGTACGGGCGGTCGTCCTGACCGGCGCCGGGGAGCGGGCCTTCTGCACCGGCCTGGACCGGGACGCCGAGGTGCCGCAGCCGGACTCCCCCTACATGGCGGACGATCCGCTCCTGCACGTCGGCCCGAAGTCCAACGACCTCTGGAAACCGGTCATCGCCGCCGTCAACGGCATGGCCTGCGGCGGGGCGTTCTATCTCCTGGGCGAGAGCGACTTCCTCGTCGCCGACCCGGCCGCCACCTTCTTCGACCCGCACACCACGTACGGGATGGTCAGCGCCTACGAGTCGGTGCTCATGGCGCAGGTCATGCCGCACGGGGAGGCCGCGCGCATGGCCCTCATGGGCACGGCGGAACGGCTCTCCGCCGCACGCGCCCACGCCATCGGGCTGGTCACCGAACTCACCGAGCCGGGCGGGTCGTTGGCGGCGGCTGTCGCGGCCGCGTCGGTCATCGCCGGTTATCCGCCACAAGGGGTGCAGGGCACGGTCCGCGCACTGTGGTCCGCCAAGGAGGCCGCCGTGCGCCAGGGTTTCGCGCAGGCTCCGCACCTCGTCGCGCTGGGCAATCTTCCCCTGGACCGGCAGGCCGAACTGTTCCGTTCACGGCAGCCCGAGTTCAGGTTGCGTTAG
- a CDS encoding alpha/beta fold hydrolase, whose amino-acid sequence MVEHRTIDVNGIRLHIAEEGEGPLVVLLHGFPESWHSWRHQFGPLAAAGFRAVAPDQRGYGTSDHPEDVSAYSILHLVGDVVGLIHALGEETAFVVGHDWGAPVAWHTALLRPDVVRGVAGLSVPPPFRGERPPLETMRERFDGHFYWNYFEQPGPADAEFGDDPRASLRRLLVGASGDGTGGGRYEQALVTDLERGWLADMPEPEVLPGWLTEQDLDELTESYAKGFTGALNWYRNLDRNWELTAPWHGARVTPPALYMYGDRDLVPAFPGTPELIEALPRLMPNLVRDPVLLPGCGHWTQQERPDEVNAALVEFLTGLRD is encoded by the coding sequence ATGGTTGAGCATCGCACGATCGACGTGAACGGCATCCGGCTGCACATCGCGGAGGAGGGCGAGGGACCACTCGTCGTGCTGCTGCACGGGTTCCCGGAGTCCTGGCACTCCTGGCGCCACCAGTTCGGCCCACTGGCCGCCGCCGGATTCCGGGCGGTCGCCCCCGACCAGCGCGGCTACGGCACCAGCGACCATCCCGAGGACGTGTCGGCGTACAGCATCCTCCACCTGGTCGGGGACGTCGTCGGGCTGATCCATGCGCTCGGCGAGGAGACGGCGTTCGTCGTCGGGCACGACTGGGGGGCGCCGGTGGCCTGGCACACCGCACTGCTGCGCCCCGACGTGGTGCGCGGGGTCGCGGGGCTGAGCGTGCCGCCGCCGTTCAGGGGAGAGCGGCCGCCCCTGGAGACCATGCGGGAACGGTTCGACGGGCACTTCTACTGGAACTACTTCGAACAGCCCGGGCCGGCCGACGCCGAGTTCGGCGACGACCCCCGTGCCTCGCTGCGCAGGCTGCTGGTCGGCGCCTCGGGCGACGGCACGGGCGGCGGGCGCTACGAGCAGGCGCTGGTGACCGACCTGGAGCGCGGCTGGCTCGCGGACATGCCCGAGCCGGAGGTCCTCCCCGGCTGGCTCACCGAACAGGACCTCGACGAGCTCACCGAGAGCTACGCCAAGGGCTTCACCGGCGCCCTCAACTGGTACCGCAACCTGGACCGCAACTGGGAACTGACGGCCCCCTGGCACGGCGCGAGGGTCACCCCGCCCGCGCTCTACATGTACGGCGACCGCGACCTGGTCCCGGCGTTCCCGGGCACACCGGAACTGATCGAGGCGCTCCCGCGGCTGATGCCCAACCTGGTCCGCGACCCGGTCCTGCTCCCGGGCTGCGGCCACTGGACCCAGCAGGAACGCCCGGACGAGGTGAACGCGGCGCTGGTGGAGTTCCTGACGGGACTGCGGGACTGA